The Streptomyces nigra genome includes the window CGTCAACCAGGACCCGGTGCCCAACGCCATGTGCATCGGCCTGGACGAGCCGATCATCGTCGTCACGACGGGGCTGCTGGAGCTGCTCGACGAGGAGGAGATGCGGGCCGTCGTCGGCCACGAGGTGGGCCACGCCCTCTCGGGCCACTCGGTGTACCGCACGATCCTGCTCTTCCTGACCAGCCTCGCCGTCCGGGTCGCCTGGATCCCGCTGGGAAATCTGGCGATCATGGCGATCGTGACGGCCCTGCGGGAGTGGTTCCGCAAGTCGGAGCTGTCCGCGGACCGCGCGGGGCTGCTCGTCGGCCAGGACCTCCAGGCGTCGATGCGCGGCCTGATGAAGCTCGCCGGCGGCCACCATCTGCACGAGATGAACGTCGACGCCTTCCTGAAGCAGGCCGAGGAGTACGAGGCGGGCGGCGACCTGCGCGACTCGGTCCTGAAGATCCTGAACGTCCTGCCCCGCTCGCACCCCTTCACCACGGTCCGCGCGGCCGAGCTCAAGCGGTGGGCGGAGTCCCGCGACTTCCAGCGGATCATGGACGGCCACTACCCGCGCCGCTCCGAGGACAAGGACACCTCGGTGACCGACTCGTTCCGTGAGTCGGCGTCCCACTACGCCGGCCATGTGAAGTCGTCCAAGGACCCGCTGATGAAGCTGGTCACGGACATCGCCGGGGGCGCGGGCGACCTGGGCGGCCGGGTGCGCAGGGGCTTCGGCGGCTTCACGGGCGCGGGCTCGGGGTCGGGGTCGGGCTCGACGCCGAAGGACGGGCCCGCGCGCGAGGACGGCGACGGGGCCTCCGGCAGCACGGCCTGAGGCGGGTCTCGGACGGGCTGCTCAGACCTTCGGCTGGGATCCCGGCGCCAGCGAGCCGCACAGGGCCGTGGCCCCGCCGGTGGCGTATGGGTCGGTCCCGGCCGGTCCGCCCTCCTTGGCGGTCTGGCCGGCCAGCAGCGGGTGCAGCCGGTTCACGGAGTCCTCGGCGCAGGACAGCGGTCCGGCCTGGACGTAGGAGACGACCAGCTGGGCCTGGTGCAGCCGCAGATCCTCGCGGTCGAACCGGAACTGCAGCTCTCGGCGCACCGTGAACAGCGACGCGTCGGCCTTGTCCCCGCCCGCGTCCTCGCGCGCGGGGCGCAGCGCGTAGACGAAGGTGTGGTCGGCGGTGACCTCCAGCGTGCCGGCGTCGCTCTCGGCGGCCTGGAGGGTGCCCTGCACCCGGATCCTGCGGTCGGCGAGCTCCGCCTGGGAGGGGTCGAAGCGCACCAGCCAGCCGGTGGGCGCGTGCCGTCCGTCCGGGGCGGGGTGGCTGAAGCTGCGGTCGAACTGGTCGAGCTGCTCGGGATCGAGCAGCATCCGCACGGGGCGGGTCTGGTCGCCGGTCAGCACCTCGGGGTAGAGGGCGGACCGCACGATGTAGTCCTTGGCGATGGACAGCGCGCCCGTGACCTGGCTGTCCGAGAAGTGCGCGGTGCGCCGGGCGGCGGGCAGCGGGACGCCCTCGGCGCCGATGCGGAACTGCGCGGCGGGGCTGCGGGCGTACAGCAGGTCGGTGTCGGCCGCTCCGGGCACCTCGCCCCGGGGGGAGAGCGGGATGACGGTCATGCGCAGCGGCTCGGCGGGCGGTCCGGAGCCGTCGGGGGCCTGGTAGGGGTGGCGTACGCCCATGTAGATCGCGGTGCCGAACGCGAGGGCCA containing:
- a CDS encoding M48 family metallopeptidase, coding for MSDGHEQVPSRRRTRFPGISSRAYEHPADRSALVALRKLTGFDTVFKALSGLLPERSLRLLFLSDSVRVSDEQFAHLNDMLRDACYILDLEKVPPMYVNQDPVPNAMCIGLDEPIIVVTTGLLELLDEEEMRAVVGHEVGHALSGHSVYRTILLFLTSLAVRVAWIPLGNLAIMAIVTALREWFRKSELSADRAGLLVGQDLQASMRGLMKLAGGHHLHEMNVDAFLKQAEEYEAGGDLRDSVLKILNVLPRSHPFTTVRAAELKRWAESRDFQRIMDGHYPRRSEDKDTSVTDSFRESASHYAGHVKSSKDPLMKLVTDIAGGAGDLGGRVRRGFGGFTGAGSGSGSGSTPKDGPAREDGDGASGSTA